The following DNA comes from Anopheles arabiensis isolate DONGOLA chromosome 3, AaraD3, whole genome shotgun sequence.
ATTTATTCAGTGAAAGAATTTGTTTTGAACGTTGGATTTTCGTATTCCACGCatgttttgaagaaaaatcTCAAGCTTACGATTTGCAAACTCTCAAGCCTGTACGTCACAGAATTGTCTCGCTTCTGCCGTTTGTCGTTGCCGGTTGTAGCGATTGAAAACAAGCAATGAAATTTAtcactattttttttattttgacttCTTCATTGCACAATATGAAAGTGTCATTAAGAAATCTCATTAAAGCATTCAGAACACTGTATTGTTGTTGTAAAATACTGTTTTATTGCTGCGAATGCGAAAATGTAATAACGTCAAAAAAGACAGTGTTATGGTAGTGGTTCAACAAAATCATTCTTGCCCTCGTCCCAATGCGGCATTGGGCATTCAATTGTTCCATCGGTACATTGCTCCACTTGATACATTGCTTCACGCTTTACGATTTGGCTGGGAGCAGATGCTGTCTCATACATGAGGCACGCTGTAAAATATCATTAACGTTAGTTTAGTATATTGAGTATCGTACAGAGCCAACTTACTTGCTACGATGAGCACGATTAGTGCAAGAAGGtataattgtttcatttcgcACGTTTGATGTTTGGAAAATAGTTTAGCATACTAAACTGATCCCAAAGAGCGATGCTTATTATATACTGATTCATTTGCAATGTATTAATGAGAAATGATAACATGACCatgttgtatttgtacaagcaCACTGTTCCGCGAACTAGATGCAACCATAATTGTTaccattttatttaatttttctagGAAAGATGGAACTAATCGTTCAATACTGGCATACAGTTTTTCTCGTGTAACATACAGTGTGTGCTGCAACAATGCTGTAGATTTTATTTAGAATGTAATCCAGGTACTATTTAACGTGTTTGCCTGGTTTGTTGTTATTCTTTGTATTTACAGGGCACATCAATTTAAACATTATATTTCACATTGATAAACAGTTGCATTCAATGGTACCGTTCAACAGAGAAACCTTTAAGGTAAAACTATGCCATGATATCCACAACGAGTATGTTGATGAAACCCCAATATGTTGATCAGTCGGATGCAAAAGTTGGTTTGATAGTTATATGGTCGTTATATTATACATAAAATACAAGAACACCTTGTCAATTTATTGCTTTTAACCCATGTATTTCATTAACTCTCTTCGCACATTCTATGCACATTATATTGTAATAtataacaattttaagttGTATTTCAGATATTTGTCATATAGGTGGATCAAGAAGAGTACATCGCAAGTTTTAATACAACTTTTAATTGCGCATACTGTATGTTAGCCTGATGTTTATTGAGGTTTGATGTTTTATTGGCATgggtatgtatatatatatattttaagaATATGAGTTTGCTCTACTTTTTATCCCATCCCAGCAAAACCCCAAGGACAAACCATGGTTCTATTAACAACGATACACATAACAGAGCTAGGAGCTCGCTTTACGACTTTACTTTTGCACCCTGTGAAGTCGCAAGGCGGTTCGCTGACCTCGTCGTTGTAGGTATTAGCAGCGTATGTGAAGCACACTGTAAAATATCATCAAAGTTAGTTGAGTATTTTGATTGTATTTTATACAGATCATACTTACTTGCTACGATGAGCAGAAGTACTGCAAGTTGGAAtgattgtttcatttcgtaAGTTGTCGACGTTCTGGCGTCTTTGGAAACAGTTTAGTGAGCTGCTGAAGGGTGAAGCGTATTATATACTGATGCATGGGCGATGAACTAACCCAGAACAAATAGCGACAACATGACCTGGATGTTCTTATTATTGTACAGCGTTAAGGGGTAACAATTTGTAACATGAATTGGTGTAGCTACTTACAAGTAGGTTAATATTCGTAGtgaattattcattttaacaaattgAGCACACCTTATCATTTGAACATGCTAGGAGTTGCTGAATActtgtattttgtttattcattTTGAGAGTTTATATAAACTCTCTCAGCATGCTAATTCATTATCGCTTAATGTTCCGCCAGGTGTCAACGATGAAGCTAATACTTTTTAATCGATGTGTTTTTCAACTTCAATGGCTCTGAATTTTCAACTGTCTTAGATATTAGCGATCCACACCGTTTAAATTGTGCTCATCCTCCGCATAGTCGAGTGTAGGACGAAAGGATACAGCTGACCTCAATAGCTCGAGATCTTCCCACTTCAGTACAGCTTTCATAGTGTCGGTGGGTTAATTTTACACGCGATTTGTTTGAAGATTAAATGGTAGCGATTTGGTTATGGTAGCCACAAAGAGAATGTGGATTAAGCTTTGATAGGTTGATCATTTAGATGCAAGAGTTGGTTTGGTACAACAGTATAAAGTTTAGTAATGTGATTACCTTACTTTGAAAATACAAGTATACAACATCCTTTCGATTTGTTGCCTATGTTGGCATCTTTTAATGGTATTATTTAGCAATATCCAACATTTGAATAATGCCTTAGAGTTGTTTCTCCTTCAGCTTAATCAAGAATAGCTCATAGCTGTTTAAACAACTTTTAATTCCTCCGATGTGATACGTTGATGTTTTAGTGTAACAGATATACGCTTAGTACTAAGTTTATAAGtcaatttataaaatattaattaatttattttctcctACCATTGTTCAAATAATCAGGGTAATCTTGAATTCGGgcaaaaatgtttttgaattAACAACCATTTATCCCAACCCAAAGAAACCTGTAGTACAATACATCATTCCATGAATAAATCTACACGTATCGGGGGCAGCTTCACGCTTTACGGTATCGCTGGGAGCAGATACAGCCTCACTTATGAAGCATGCTGGAAAATATCATGAACGTAAATATATTATATTCATTATGATCGATGTAGAGCGAACTTACTTGCTACGATGAGCACGACGAGAAGAATGTGGAATAGTAGTTTCATTTCGCCCGTCTGATCTTTGAAAACAGTGTAGTTTGTTTCTGAACAGCGATTCTTATTTTATATTGATTCATGGTTGATTCACTGGTTCAAAATATAGCGACACCATACCTACGATAAATAGCGATTACATGACCTGGTTGTTCGTGTTCTAGTACAGTGTTTACCGAACAAGGttgtagcaacaaaaaagtagGTTAACATTCGTGTGGAAGTATTACCTTAtcatttgatgttttgttattAATTTAAGGGACATGGTATGGTGGGCTTGACTATATTCTGCCTATAATGCGCATGTATGCATTCGTCAACATCGAGAATATCCTGTGGTTTGTCTACTCATACGACTTAATAAAAtgcccgtaatgggttcaagcctcatgtGGCTTGACCATTCTTTCGTAGCAAGGAGTGACTAACGTGCTGCGAAGTACTAATAAGTGTCGAAATCCTATGGAAGCCGGCATGATCGTGTAGGTGGTTATgccaaataaaagaagacATCGGTCAACATACGACCGTGATCATTTGGAGGCCCGTATGGACAAGATTTTGAGGTTGGGAAAAACCCGTGATAAATAGAGATAGCAGAATGTAAACTAGGTAGCAGAGGAACGTACAAGCATTAAAAAATGTCAGTACGCCTCTGACCTGCCATCCGAAGCAATCCCAAAGTTATGTTTGTATATCAAAATAGACAACATTTCGTCACAATATAATGAGCAAAGATTTGTGCCATCCAGCCTAtgcaaactgctcgaaaacagCTTCGCCAAGCTTGGCACATAATTTTATAGTGAGTGGCAAAGGTGATTTCAACAggagttttcgagcaggtccACCCCTAATGAGTGGTCAAAGAGAAGAATAGATAGTAGCGAACATTTCTGGAGAATTAATAAaaacttttattgttttttttttatcaaatcatGTTGTGATTGTTGCTATCGCGGATAGCAATGGAATTATCCTCCAGGAATCCAGCCAGTTGGACACATTAGCTTTCCCTCCCACATCACACATTGGCGCATTGCTTCACGCTTTACGACTTGACTGGGAGCAGTTACAGCCTCACATGTGAAGCATGCTGGAAAATATCATGAACGTgagtttaatttattgattgtGTTTGATATAGAGCGAACTTACTTGCTACGATGAGCACGATGAGAAGAAGGTGGAATAGTAGTTTCATTTTGCCCGGCAGATCTTTGGACACAGTGTAATGTGATGCTGAAGAGTGGTGCCTTTTTATAGTGATTTTGTGATGTATTAATGCGAAACGAATAGCGGCAACATGCCTTGTTCTAGTACAGTGTTAATCGAACAAGGCGCAACATGACCTAGTGTAGCAATAAGCAAGTATGTTAACATTCGTGGTGAATTATTACCTTATCAAATAAAACTTGTTTTTATGAAGTTGATTAGTGTATGGTTAAAGTAGTATAGTATGGTTATTTGTTAGATTTGCAAACTGCTTGCATGTAGTTTATCAATCGAATGCATAGTTGATTCTATAGTCAAACTTGAGCTTGGATTGTAATTAAGATGCTTTTGAATATGGtattcttgtttgttttatttttatttacattatcATTGCATATGAACTTGAGCAACTCTCTCTGAATGTAAAATCTTTATCGCTCAATGCTTTTCCAGGTACCAACAATGCAGCGAAGAGTTAGAGATGATGTACTTTTATTCGTCAATGACTCCACATTCACTTTTCCCCTCGATCATTATGTTTAACATAGCTTAAAAGGTTTCCATCGTCCGCATGGTCGAATGTAGAACAATCTAACGCCAATAGCACATGCTCTTCccattttcgaatttcgacgtTCTGTAAGATAGTGGATGTGGTGATTCAGAAAGTTGCAAAACGATGTAGTAAATGAATTCACACAAACTTACCAGCAACGGTCACTTATAGCAAGATAGGGTAGAGTAGAGCTTTATCAGCAGAATTTATGAGGAGAATGGACTTGAATCGGCTGAAGATAAAACGATATCCACAAACAGTATGTGGAGTAGACCCTAATTAGTTGTCCCGCTTGATGCAAGAGTTGGTTTGGTAGAAAAGCTGATGCGTCTGTTCCTATCGTtttaaaacacataaacagattattaaataaataactaaacAAAACTTCGGGAATTATTCTTGTTTGATTATAAGGTATGTATTTCTTTAGTTTGGTTTGCACATGCTTTGTGTATTACATTGCAGAGTTAAACAGAGTCGAGGCATTTTGTAGTTGATATCTCTCTCGTCTCTCCTTCAACTGTGCTTAGGATAATTCATAGCTTCAGCAGCTTCACGAATGCTTCTCAAAATTCCAGGGGGACGCTTGGTTAAGAATGTATCTGCATCAACCATCGAATACGATACTATGGAGAAGCAAGATGAAAAGGAACGAGTGTTAGAATTGCTGTCATATGTAGCACAACAAATGTTGGAGAAACAGGACTCTTACCAGCCAGAATTAGCACAACGAGTGCGATGTAGAATAGTTGCTTCATCATAGCCATGATTGCGCCTCAACACACAAATTGGTATTAAGTATATCTTAGATGTTTGCTCTATTTTATACCATTGCTTGCTGTTCCGTGGAGTTGTAAACATAAATCGTATCGAATCAAGAAATGGTTTTTGGTTCTGGCTAAATGGACAAGGATGTCTTTCATGAGGGGTAATACAACATTAATTTTTACCTTTTGTGTGTTAGTTTCACGTTCAATGTATAATCGGTATAATTGTATTCGTAAGTTGTTATTCACATTATTATTCATCAGTTTCTAAGAGCAGTCTATAATTATAGCCGCAACAATGGATTCACGAGACACATTCCTTAGTATTTGTTCACATTATGATAAATGAAATctacaaaaaaatccattagAGCAAAAACTGTATTCGTGAGATGCAgcaaaaagttaaaatacaTGAGTTCAATATTTTTGTACACTAATGATGAtgcttttatctttttttttatgtaggGTGAAAAACGATGTGTaaagtgaagcaaaaacaacctTCCAGCAACGATCACTAATAGCAAAACTGAGCTGTGTAAACTTTCATAGCGTTGTTTGCGGGATTTCAGACGCGATTTGTTGCGAGGTAAAAGCAAGTATTGATAAAACTTTATCTTCACAGAGTATCAGAGCTTGATCCAAATGTTAAAATAGTAGAAAAGTTGGtacgttttttgttatgaattgaaaatacaggtatcgaaaattaaataaataaatgaacaaaactTCACGAATTGAGCGTTTTTGGTTTTAATGCATGTATTTTTCAAGTAATGTTTGCATACTCTTCATGTATATCATTGCAATGTTAAATCGTTTCGAGATGTCAAGAAGTTCAGGTATCTCTCATTGCTTATTCAGTTGTGTTTAGGGTAGTCCATAGCTTCAGCAGCTTCACGAATGCGCCTCAAAATTCTAGGTGGATACGTCGTGTAGGGTTGAGCTGCCTCAACCATCGAAAACGATACTATGGAGAAGTGAAATGGTAAAGGAATGAGCGTTAAAATTTGTGTCAattgtagaagaaaaaatgccaGAGAAACAGGAGCCTTACCTGCCACAATTAGCACAACGAGTGCAACGAATAATAGTTGTTTCATCATAGCCATGACTTCGTCTCAACACACAAATTGGAATGAAAGAAAGCGGAAATGTTTGCTCTATTTTATACCATTGCTTGCTGTGAGGTGGAGTTGCAAACATGGCTGTTAGCAGTCATGTTTTGCTGTGTATCGAATGTAAAAGCTGTTCTCAATGCTTGTTGCTGGCTAAATTGACAAGGACGTGGATGTTATTTGATCATACACCTTCGGGCAAGTACAACAAtcttttgcatttgtttgtgttagtTAGATGTTTAATGTATAGTCTGTATAGTTTTATTTGTAAGCTGTTATTCACTTCATTATTGACTAGTTTGTTAGAGTATTCTATAATTAGAGCCGCAATACTTGATTGGAATAATGAGTCATATTCTTCTCTATTAGGTTCCCTTATGATACCTAAACTCTAcacaaaatgaataaattacaGCTAATATACGTGAGATGCAGCAAAAAGTAAATATTCAGGAATTTCATGAAGGCTTTGATTGGATAATTTTGACTTACTTAGTCTTCAAAGATTATAGATGAGTCGTACACCCTACATCAGTGCTCATGCACATACTGGCACAGAACTGCTTATGAGCTGTATGTGACGTTTTGCTGCCTATATCGAGACAGTCATTTAGACAAACATGTCATTAGACATGTTTTGCAAATCATTatacgttgttttttttctatttagtTTGTAATTGGAACATTACTTAAAGATGCTATTTAGATAGATTCTGACTCTTAATTGAGCTTAGATGCCCAACTACTGTCATGGGAAGGTTCAACTACTGTCATACTGGTAAAGGATAATAaattgtagcatatctgctatacagaacatattgtaatacacactatcagccatAGACACAtagtaacacactttggaaagccaagtcacaccattgtaacacattcattataacacattcagtaaatcagatcataccatacacacccggaagagctcaggccacaccgttcatataaaaacaattgtgacacatttaacagaaccaaccgaaacgtacaacataagcaggaacagtttatgctttataacccaaagcaggaacggtatatgcattaaacccaaaacaggaacttagtgacaagaaccaccgttcttgtcaacaaaagacaaacgtaactagcttagtgaaaacaataactttccaacatacaacccggaaccaaatgtgagaaacccttaacttcatttgagtataaataaaaccaactccgatcatggcaggtcagattcgttcggactgtcaggataggactatgcccatcctacatctatcgagttctcatttaaagagtttagatatgtccccctgcccaaggtaaggcctctaaactccaacgtttccagtaagggaaacctcctaaaggtttctatgatcgcctggacgatcaagtgtcgaacgtCCGCTTCGAAGCAGTATCCACCTCAGTTCTACTTaattcggcaaacgatgacgaagGCCACCCTGACCAACGCGAGTTCAAAGTTACTACATGGCAACCGTCCCAAAATCGAACATACCGGGACTATCTCAAAACATACCACATGACGACCGTAACAGTcatcaaatattttacaaaattatttggagaaaaaatgaaattatgttTCACCTTTTCCCCAAGTAGCTATTCATCGATTGGAATGAACTGAATTCTGTGATATGAGTTAAATTGAGAAACAATGCAAGATAATTAAGGATTATTATCATCATTCATGTGTGATAGATCATAACCAGGCAAATCAGATCTATCACATACATCACATTAAATCTTCAATGAATCGGAATAAACTGTAGAATATTTGATGTTAATTTTTCTTACAATTTTATTGGAAAGCATTTCATTGCTAGGTGCACGATTGATAAGTCCTCTAAAGTTGTGATTGCCATACTCTTCTATGTAACTGTTAAAATAGGTTGAATATACTGTCGTTCAAGTCGTTTTATTTCACCCAGTGTTATCTAGCCCTTCGTTTGCTGCTGGACTTGTGTATCTTTAGTTTCAGGTTCACCTTTTACCTGTTGCGTTTTTGTCTCAGGGGATCCTTTAACCTGAGGATGCCCTGAGCCTTGGGGAGGCTCTTTCACATCAGCACGCTTCGACCCTGGGTGAGTTTTAGTTTCTGCCGATCCTTGTGACGTTTTGGTTTGGGGGGGTTCTTTCACATCAGTACGCTTTGATCCTGCGTGAGTTTTAGTTTGTGACGTTCCTTGGGGCGTTTTGGTTTGGGGAGGCTCTTTAACATCAGCACGCTTCGGTCCTGGGTGTGGTTTCGTTTCTGAAGATCCTTGAGGTGTTTTGGTTTGAGAAGGTTCCTTGACATCGGCTCGCTTGGGTCCATGGTGTGTTTTCGTTTCTGAAGATCCTTGAGATGTTTTAGTCTGTGGAGACTGTTTCACTTGGGCACTTTTGGGTCCATGGTTGAGACCCTCAGACTGTTTAGTTTGCTGAGATTGCTGCAACTTTTCAGGTTTCGAATCCTTATGCTGTTTCGTTTCCTGTCCCCCCTTGATATTTGTCTCGGGTGGTCCGTGCGGTCGCTGAGGCTGTTGTCCTTGTGTTTGCTGTGGCGGGGCTTCTTCCTTCAGTTGTTGGGATGGAAGTTCCCTAATTTCttgggtttgttgttgttgttgttgttgtgaatCTTGACGTTTTACCAAAAGCCCTGCGTTAGCTGTTATTGAATTAGAAGGGATAAAGTTTATTAGATATTAGTTTTTTCCCGAAGAATGTGCAGTGTGGAGATGTGCTTTGTTAGTAAGAATGTAAGTACCTATTGAAGCTATGCAAAGCAATACTATTACTCGCTTCATAGTTGCCAGTTTTCTAGTCCAGATCCTTCAAAAAACCCTGTACGCTGTGCACTGTAGCTTGCTAAAATCGCCACATTTATAGCAGAACAAGAATATTAAATGACTAAAATCGATTGTAGGTGGGAACTAATTGTCCAATTAACTTCTATGTTATACACGAACGTGTAATTAAGGTACAATTGCCAATTTCTTTGATAGTGAAAACTTGTATAAAACAGTCGTGTAGAGCAGTAATGAATTGGACTCATTAATATGGCGTAAACGATAACATGAATCTGAATTAAAAGGATTATCAATGACTAATCAAATTTCATGCAAACGTAGTTTCTCATTACTACTGTAGTACTGTTGTTTTCAAGTGTTGTTGTTATAATTGTGTTAAATTAgagatgttgttttttaatcttttatttttagtacTTATACATCATGTAACGATATAAGAAACGTATAAGAAAGCTACAAACTAGCAAGCATAGTCAGGAATAACATTATCTTTGAACATGAAGCTCACTCACAATGTCTAATATTATTTGGTTTGTGGCAAGCCCGATGATGCACTCTAAAACCATGAGCATGCAGTTTTAAAAGCATGCCAAAAGTATGGAGTGCACATGCATTTCGAATGTACAACAAATATGATGAATCGTTTTGAGACGGCCAGGAATCAAACACATTTGTAGGGGAAACGTTTAGGTAGATATACGATATTGCGTCCGTCCTTTTGACTGATTTTGGTGGATAATGGATTGGTCAATAACAGCGTATAGTCCAAGAACGTGGTTTAACGTTTGGTAAACGGTCTAATGATTTAGTGAAAAGTTCTGGTTTAATTTAATCCTAACAAAGAGTTTAGCAAAGAAACCATCCAAATAGCCTAATTTGCTTGAGCAGCTATTTTTGGCAGCGCTGcttgaattcgccttttgcagtagttAAAATATCGTGTAAGCAGCTTTCTTATGGCACGGTGCCGGGGAATATTTTTCTTtacgatttattttcaatcaaGGCAACATCAATGTAATAAACAACacgagttgttttttttgtatgtgcatgttttttttaactctaAATGCTCTTTAATTTCACATAATTTCACATAGTTTAATAAACCATTCACATCAACCACAATCATTTCGctcaatattttttcttcaattaacTTATCTAACGTTTGCAGTAGCTATGAGATGATTGACGGTACcagtctttgacactttgacaataGCCACCTTTAAGTACTgatcatgcattaaaaagctattaAGCTCCACCAAGTTTGGCACACCTTCTTgacaagccttcaagttccatcGTGAACCATACACATAATGCTAACAAGCTGCAATGTTCCAGAGAGTGGTTGTTTAAAAGCTCCATAGTGCCGCAAAGCACCGTCTTATCTCTTAATTAGCCATAAAGaacgacatcggaacgatttttcgttagaCAGCCTCAAATCAGCTTTATAGTTCGAGCTGTCTATTTGGGTATGCTCTTTGCAactttcaaaattaaattttactttaggggaaggtaggtaaagacggacactgcgggtaagatggacacttctcataaatacatgaaaaaggtaattttcgagtaattcaaatatgtagaatccaaactgaaggtaaaacaacacatttgagaacatttttggcataatatatataaaattggttaaatccacgaacaaaacaaattttcaatcatgtgcacccttgtggatctaatttgactactgccgatcttaagctctacaacttgtattgtttatat
Coding sequences within:
- the LOC120903802 gene encoding polycystic kidney disease protein 1-like 3; protein product: MKRVIVLLCIASIANAGLLVKRQDSQQQQQQQTQEIRELPSQQLKEEAPPQQTQGQQPQRPHGPPETNIKGGQETKQHKDSKPEKLQQSQQTKQSEGLNHGPKSAQVKQSPQTKTSQGSSETKTHHGPKRADVKEPSQTKTPQGSSETKPHPGPKRADVKEPPQTKTPQGTSQTKTHAGSKRTDVKEPPQTKTSQGSAETKTHPGSKRADVKEPPQGSGHPQVKGSPETKTQQVKGEPETKDTQVQQQTKG